The genomic stretch CTAATAAATCTCTTTTAATAATTGGGTAGTTCCAAATTTCTTTAGGAAGAGTAAAGATCATATGCTTGTGTTTTTTATCAATTAATTGAGAGGATAGTTTATGAGCCCATTTTTCTGCATAAATTTTACCGCAAGAAGAACAAAATTTTGACTTACAAGTAACGGGTCTAAAAGTATAGTGAGAGCAAGTAGGGCAAGAAAATACAGATTTAGCAAAAGCAAACTCTCTACAATTTTGTGCAGCAACGAGAGTAGATTTGATAAAGTGAAGAAAACTCTTGGGGAAATTCAAAAAGAATTTAAAATGATGCTTAAAAAAAGCTTTTAGGTTGTCGTTGGTAAGAATATCTTTAAGTGTAATAGTAGTCATAATAGTTATTATACCAAAAACCCCCAAGATGGGGGCTGGGGGTTGAAGAAGCGTTAGCTTTTTTTTAGTGCAGCTTAATGCCCCCCCTGAGCAGAACCTACAGCTCTATTTGCCAAGAGCATAAATGGAACCAGAGCCAAAATAATAAGGCCGGCAACCAAGAGGACATCGTTGACCCCCATGGTAGCTGCTTCCTTTGTGATCAAACCATTTATCACAACTAATTTAGCCTGGATAGAACCTGGAACGGAATTAATCAGCGGCAAAAAACTTGGATTACCTGTATGGATATGACTGGCTAATACCTCGTGATGGTAAGCCTGAGAATGATTCCATAGGGGTATAAATAGACTGCTGCCGATACTGTTTCCCAGATTTCTCATAAAATTAAAAATTCCGGCTGCAGCCACAATTTGAACGGGATTTATACTCCCAAGAGATACATTGTTTAAAGCTACAAAGAAAAATGCAAGGCCGATACCGCTTAAAGCTCTGGTATATGAGACATAGCCGGATGTGACATCTAAACTATAATTAGCGGTAAAAAACGAAACTATGGCAAAAATAATAAATCCCGTAATGGCAATATGCCGGTTATCAATTCTATCGGTGTATTTACCTATAATAGGAGATAAAAATAATATGGGTAAACCCAGGGTAGCAGTGGTTTTACCACTTATAAATGCTGTGTATCCCATGACATTTTGCAGCCAAAAGGGCAGAATAACGGCAGTCATATAGAATGCTGCAGATACAATCAGGAGGGAAATTACTCCTATGGTGAAGTTTTTATTTAAAAATAACCTGACATTTATAACCGGGTTTTCATGATACCACTCCCAAATTCCCAGGATAACCAACGACATAAATGAGGTGATAGCCAGCATGACGATAGATGGGCTGGAAAACCAGTCTAAGTCTGTGCCCTGTTCTAAAAAAACTTGGAGAGACCCGATACCGCT from Psychrilyobacter piezotolerans encodes the following:
- a CDS encoding transposase zinc-binding domain-containing protein encodes the protein MTTITLKDILTNDNLKAFFKHHFKFFLNFPKSFLHFIKSTLVAAQNCREFAFAKSVFSCPTCSHYTFRPVTCKSKFCSSCGKIYAEKWAHKLSSQLIDKKHKHMIFTLPKEIWNYPIIKRDLL
- a CDS encoding DHA2 family efflux MFS transporter permease subunit; this translates as MPETNDKITGKIIFITIALATGSFLNMLNASIVNVSLTHIAGDFGIATSESTWIITSYSVAEAIVLPLIGWLTLQFGTVKQYIWSTILFAIASLLCGMSFSLSSMVAARLLQGVVGASMIPLSQTLIMKIFPKKKQGIGIAIWTMTLILGPILGPVIGGAITDGASWRWCFYFSIPLCLLSSGIIYYMFKEEYASEKFTRVKADFIGIFLLISGIGSLQVFLEQGTDLDWFSSPSIVMLAITSFMSLVILGIWEWYHENPVINVRLFLNKNFTIGVISLLIVSAAFYMTAVILPFWLQNVMGYTAFISGKTTATLGLPILFLSPIIGKYTDRIDNRHIAITGFIIFAIVSFFTANYSLDVTSGYVSYTRALSGIGLAFFFVALNNVSLGSINPVQIVAAAGIFNFMRNLGNSIGSSLFIPLWNHSQAYHHEVLASHIHTGNPSFLPLINSVPGSIQAKLVVINGLITKEAATMGVNDVLLVAGLIILALVPFMLLANRAVGSAQGGH